One window of Toxotes jaculatrix isolate fToxJac2 chromosome 19, fToxJac2.pri, whole genome shotgun sequence genomic DNA carries:
- the LOC121199419 gene encoding disheveled-associated activator of morphogenesis 1-like, with translation MAPRKRGGGGRGGLSFIFCCFNSSDHPEITYRLREDFALQAMEPALPMPGYDELDGMFSELVDELDLTEKHREAMFALPAEKKWQIYCSKKKEQEENKSATSWPEYYIDQLNSMAARKTLRALEKEDEEERNKTIESLKTALRTQPMRFVTRFIDLDGLTCILNFLKSMDYETTESQIHTSLIGCIKALMNNSQGRAHVLSHSESINIIAQSLATENIKTKVAVLEIMGAVCLVPGGHKKILEAMLHYQRFACERTRFQTLINELDRSTGRYRDEVNLKTAIMSFINAVLSQGAGEASLEFRIHLRYEFLMLGIQPVIDKLRSHENSTLDRHLDYFEMLRNEDELALSKRFESVHIDTKSATQVFDLIRKKMNHTDAYPHFMSVLHHCLLMPHKRSGNTVQYWLLLDRIVQQMVLQNDKGHDPDVTPLENFNVKNVVRMLVNENEVKQWKEQAEKMRKEHHELQQKFEKKERECDAKTQEKEDMMQTLNKMKEKLEKESTEHKNVKQQVAELTARLHELSTRQAAVVPGGPPLAPGPPGGPLPPPPMPAGLCPPPPPPPGGMMPPPPPPPPPPGGPPPPPGRPPIGGIPPPPGAPLGPSLKKKNIPQPSNPLKSFNWSKLAENKLEGTVWMEVDDAKVFKILDLEDLEKTFSAYQRQQDFFMINNSKQKEAEDDTLSSKKVKELSVIDGRRAQNCNILLSRLKLSNEEIKRAILTMDEQEDLPKDMLEQLLKFVPEKSDVDLLEEHKHELDRMAKPDRFLYEMSRINHYQQRLQSLYFKKKFAERIAEIKPKVEALTKASKEILHSRNLKQLLEVVLAFGNYMNKGQRGNAYGFKVSSLNKIADTKSSIDKNITLLHYLITILEKKYPKVLMFQEDLQSIAEAAKVNMTELEKDICNLRSGLKSVESELEYQKKRPQELGDKFVSVVSQFVTVASFSFSDVEDSLTEAKELFLRAVKHFGEDASKMQPDEFFGIFDQFLQSFAEAQQENENIRKRKEEEERRAKMEAQLKEQREKERKARKAKANGEDDGGEFDDLVSALRSGEVFDKDLSKMKRNRKRINSQTTDSSRERPVTKLNF, from the exons gaacaagaagaaaacaaaagtgcaaCTAGCTGGCCGGAATACTACATTGATCAGCTCAATTCAATGGCAGCT AGAAAGACGCTCCGCGCTCTGGAaaaggaagatgaggaggagaggaacaaaACCATAGAGAGCTTGAAGACAGCCCTGAGGACACAACCGATGAG GTTTGTGACTCGTTTCATCGATCTGGACGGCCTGACATGTATCCTGAACTTCCTAAAGAGCATGGACTATGAGACCACGGAGTCACAGATCCACACGTCTCTAATTGGCTGCATCAAAGCTCTGATGAACAACTCGCAGGGCCGCGCACACGTGCTCTCTCACTCTGAGAGCATCAACATCATCGCCCAGAGCCTGGCCACAGAGAACATCAAGACCAAGGTGGCAGTGCTGGAGATCATGGGTGCTGTGTGTCTGGTGCCTGGTGGGCACAAAAAAATCCTGGAGGCCATGCTGCACTATCAGCGCTTTGCCTGTGAGAGGACACGATTCCAG ACACTTATAAACGAGCTGGACCGGAGCACAGGACGATACAGAGACGAGGTCAACCTGAAAACAGCCATCATGTCCTTTATTAATGCTGTGCTGAGTCAAGGAGCTGGAGAG GCAAGTTTGGAATTCCGTATCCACCTCCGATATGAGTTCCTTATGCTAGGGATCCAACCTGTGATCGATAAGCTACGTTCTCATGAAAACTCCACGTTAGACAG GCATTTAGACTACTTTGAGATGCTGCGGAACGAGGATGAGCTGGCTTTATCAAAACGATTTGAGTCG GTACATATAGATACCAAAAGTGCCACCCAAGTTTTTGATCTCATCCGCAAGAAGATGAACCACACTGATGCATACCCGCACTTTATGTCTGTCCTGCATCACTGTCTCCTCATGCCAc ACAAGAGAAGTGGTAACACGGTGCAGTACTGGCTGCTGTTGGATCGTATCGTCCAGCAGATGGTCTTGCAGAATGACAAAGGTCACGACCCCGACGTCACACCACTGGAGAATTTTAACGTGAAGAACGTTGTCCGGAT GCTGGTCAATGAAAATGAGGTCAAACAATGGAAAGAGcaggcagagaaaatgagaaaag AACACCACGAGTTGCAGCAGAAGTTTGAGAAAAAGGAGCGTGAATGTGATGCGAAGACCCAGGAGAAAGAGGACATGATGCAGACGCTCAACAAGATGAAAGAGAAGCTGGAAAAGGAGAGCACTGAGCACAAGAATGTCAAACAGCAAGTGGCCGAACTTACTGCACGACTGCACGAACTCAGCACT AGACAGGCAGCTGTTGTTCCCGGAGGCCCTCCCCTTGCCCCTGGCCCCCCCGGCggccctctgcctcctccacccaTGCCAGCAGGTCTGTGCCCACCTCCCCCGCCCCCTCCTGGTGGTATGATGCCTCCGCCGCCTCCCCCGCCCCCTCCTCCTGGTggccctccacctcctcctggaCGTCCACCCATCGGAGGCATCCCTCCGCCGCCAGGAGCACCACTAGGACCGTccctgaagaagaaaaacatcccTCAGCCATCCAATCCACTCAAGTCCTTCAACTGGTCCAAGTTAGCTGAG AATAAACTGGAGGGCACTGTGTGGATGGAGGTCGACGATGCAAAGGTTTTCAAAATCCTGGATCTGGAGGACCTTGAAAAGACCTTCTCAGCCTATCAGAGACAGCAG GACTTCTTTATGATCAATAACAGCAAACAG aaagaggcagaggacgACACACTGAGCTCTAAGAAAGTCAAGGAGCTGTCAGTCATTGATGGCCGTCGAGCTCAAAACTGCAATATCCTCCTCTCAAG GCTGAAGCTTTCAAACGAGGAGATCAAGAGAGCCATTTTAACTATGGACGAGCAGGAGGACCTTCCCAAAGACATGCTGGAGCAG CTGCTGAAGTTTGTCCCAGAGAAGAGCGATGTGGATCTTCTGGAGGAGCACAAACATGAGCTTGACCGAATGGCAAAGCCCGATCGCTTCCTCTATGAGATGAGCAG AATAAACCACTACCAGCAGAGGCTGCAGTCTTTGTACTTCAAAAAGAAGTTTGCAGAGAGGATAGCTGAGATCAAACCCAAAGTTGAAG CTCTGACCAAGGCGTCTAAGGAGATTTTACACAGTAGAAACctgaagcagctgctggaggtggtgCTGGCCTTTGGAAACTACATGAACAAGGGTCAGAGAGGAAACGCTTACGGCTTCAAGGTGTCTTCACTCAACAAGATTGCTGATACCAAATCCAGTATCGACAA aaaCATCACTCTCCTGCACTACCTGATCACCATTCTGGAGAAGAAATACCCCAAAGTCCTAATGTTCCAGGAGGACCTGCAGAGTATTGCAGAGGCAGCCAAAGTCAA TATGACAGAGCTGGAAAAAGATATCTGCAACCTGCGCAGCGGCTTGAAAAGCGTTGAGAGT GAGCTGGAATACCAGAAGAAGAGACCGCAGGAGCTGGGCGACaagtttgtgtctgtggtgaGTCAGTTCGTCACTGTGGCCAGCTTCAGCTTCTCCGATGTGGAGGACTCTCTCACTGAGGCCAAAGAACTG TTCCTGAGGGCAGTAAAGCACTTCGGTGAAGATGCCAGTAAGATGCAGCCAGATGAGTTCTTCGGCATCTTTGACCAGTTCCTGCAGTCGTTCGCCGAGGCTCAGCAGGAGAACGAGAACATTCGAAAAcgcaaagaagaggaggagcgcAGGGCTAAGATGGAAGCTCAG CTgaaagaacagagggagaaggagcgAAAGGCCCGGAAAGCAAAGGCGAACGGGGAGGACGACGGCGGTGAGTTTGACGACCTGGTGTCAGCGCTACGTTCGGGCGAAGTCTTTGACAAGGACTTGTCCAAAATGAAGCGCAACCGCAAACGCATCAACAGCCAGACCACGGACTCGAGCAGAGAGCGACCGGTCACAAAGCTCAACTTCTAA